A portion of the Clostridium gelidum genome contains these proteins:
- the leuA gene encoding 2-isopropylmalate synthase, giving the protein MLNYKKYKRFETIKLKDRTWPDNEITKSPIWCSVDLRDGNQALINPMTVDEKVEFFNLLVKLGFKEIEIGFPSASQIEYDFLRRLVDENHIPDDVKVQVLTQARQHLIKKTFEALEGVKQAIVHIYNSTSVLQRDVVFNMSKEEIKEIAVEGTKLVKEYAKDFKGEVFLEYSPESFTGTEVEYALEICDAVLDTWGANKDNKVIVNLPSTVQMDTPNIYADQIEWMCRNFKDRERVIVSVHPHNDRGTGVADAELALFAGADRVEGTLFGNGERTGNVDVLNIAYNMFSHGVDPKLNIDNINEIVEVYERCVKIPVHVRHPYAGNLVFTAFSGSHQDAINKGMKKYQERHEGTWQVPYLPIDPGDLGREYEALVRINSQSGKGGIAFVMDHCYGFKIPKTMQKEFADVIQKLSEKKGEVSPTEVMQAFEKEYLSIEVPFKLVKCTISDISDDAGDEDTKVNATIVHNGQSKEIEGIGNGPIDAFKNSLAGSSLINIKIIDYTEHALSTGSEAKAAAYVYMERNDTGNKTFGVGVDSNITRASIKSMISAINRLYSK; this is encoded by the coding sequence ATGTTAAATTATAAAAAATATAAAAGATTTGAAACAATAAAACTAAAGGACAGAACATGGCCAGATAATGAAATAACCAAATCACCAATTTGGTGTAGTGTTGACTTAAGAGATGGAAATCAAGCTCTTATAAATCCCATGACAGTAGATGAAAAAGTAGAATTTTTTAATTTGCTTGTTAAACTTGGATTTAAAGAAATTGAAATAGGATTTCCTTCAGCATCACAAATTGAATATGACTTTTTAAGAAGATTAGTAGATGAAAATCATATTCCAGATGATGTTAAGGTTCAAGTATTAACTCAAGCTAGACAACACCTAATTAAAAAGACTTTTGAAGCATTAGAAGGTGTAAAACAAGCAATTGTTCATATATATAATTCAACATCAGTACTTCAAAGAGATGTGGTATTTAATATGAGTAAAGAAGAAATTAAAGAAATTGCAGTTGAAGGAACTAAATTAGTCAAAGAATATGCAAAGGACTTTAAGGGAGAGGTATTTTTAGAATATTCTCCAGAAAGCTTTACAGGAACAGAAGTTGAATATGCACTAGAAATTTGTGATGCTGTTTTAGATACATGGGGAGCAAATAAGGACAATAAGGTTATAGTTAATCTTCCATCGACAGTACAAATGGATACTCCCAATATTTATGCTGATCAAATTGAATGGATGTGTAGAAACTTTAAAGATAGAGAAAGAGTTATTGTAAGTGTACATCCTCATAATGATAGAGGAACTGGTGTCGCTGATGCAGAACTTGCTCTATTTGCAGGTGCTGATAGAGTTGAAGGAACTTTATTTGGTAATGGGGAAAGAACTGGAAATGTTGATGTACTTAATATTGCATACAACATGTTCTCTCATGGTGTTGATCCTAAGTTAAATATTGATAACATAAATGAAATAGTTGAAGTATATGAAAGATGTGTTAAAATACCAGTACATGTAAGACATCCATATGCAGGAAACCTTGTATTTACAGCATTTTCAGGTTCACATCAAGATGCTATAAATAAGGGGATGAAGAAATATCAAGAAAGACATGAAGGTACTTGGCAAGTACCCTATTTACCTATAGATCCAGGTGATTTAGGTCGGGAATATGAAGCTTTAGTTAGAATTAACAGCCAATCAGGCAAAGGCGGAATTGCTTTTGTTATGGATCATTGTTATGGATTTAAGATTCCAAAGACTATGCAAAAAGAATTTGCAGATGTAATTCAAAAACTTTCAGAAAAAAAAGGAGAAGTTTCTCCAACCGAAGTTATGCAAGCTTTTGAAAAGGAATATTTAAGTATAGAAGTTCCGTTTAAATTAGTTAAATGCACAATTTCTGATATTTCAGATGATGCTGGTGATGAAGATACTAAGGTAAATGCAACAATAGTTCATAATGGACAATCAAAGGAAATTGAAGGAATAGGAAATGGTCCTATAGATGCATTTAAAAATTCACTAGCTGGAAGTAGCTTAATCAATATTAAGATTATTGACTATACAGAACATGCTTTAAGTACAGGTTCTGAAGCAAAAGCAGCAGCGTATGTATATATGGAAAGAAATGATACTGGAAATAAGACTTTTGGTGTTGGTGTTGATAGTAATATTACAAGAGCATCAATTAAATCAATGATTAGTGCGATTAATCGTCTATACTCTAAGTAG
- a CDS encoding efflux RND transporter periplasmic adaptor subunit, translating to MKLSFKKKNLGNKEIINKEVIKKKFLNKKVIIISTIIIIIIVGIVGYKIYANKKALAAKSNVKYTVLNKTNLVKSLSTSGSVKSDSNTNVYSNSTGKVKTVNVSVGDKVKAGDVLAVLDTETLEQDIAKLQETIKNNDASTQIDLENNKKAYDNLIYLYDNNLNTDLISKETAVNSNKLDLETAQKNYDYNKVMLENGEVSQEVLNKAKNDYEKAKANYDNATVNLENSKVTVQQSLDKAKNDYEKSKLASENKSNQMDLENKQKALADCTIVAPVDGTITNVNATVGNSSSGALFKIEDLSDLIVNVSIAEVDVPKIKVGQKANITTDATGKEVIAGEIMSIDPISSSSSTSSSSSSNSSSGTSSSSTSSSTSTSTDVTFTAKVKIDSKNENIKEGMNAIVNIVLDEKDDIYAVPYSSIVKSKNGNNIYVAEEQKGKYVVKEIPVTKGIESDVNIEIQGEDIKDGLIVIGDTTTYKPGSIVQINKNK from the coding sequence TTGAAGCTATCATTTAAAAAGAAAAACTTAGGAAATAAAGAAATTATAAACAAGGAAGTTATAAAGAAAAAATTCCTAAATAAAAAAGTAATAATAATATCAACTATAATAATTATTATAATTGTAGGAATTGTCGGATATAAAATTTATGCTAATAAAAAGGCACTAGCAGCGAAAAGTAATGTTAAATATACTGTTTTAAATAAAACTAATCTTGTAAAAAGCCTTAGTACTTCAGGATCAGTAAAAAGTGATAGCAATACAAATGTTTATAGTAATTCTACTGGAAAAGTAAAAACTGTGAATGTATCAGTTGGTGATAAGGTAAAGGCAGGAGATGTTTTAGCAGTATTAGATACTGAAACTCTAGAACAAGATATAGCAAAATTGCAAGAAACAATTAAGAATAATGATGCTTCAACACAAATAGATCTAGAAAATAATAAGAAAGCTTATGACAATCTTATATATTTGTATGATAATAATTTAAATACAGATTTAATAAGTAAAGAGACAGCTGTTAATTCAAATAAGCTAGATCTTGAAACGGCGCAAAAAAATTATGACTATAATAAGGTGATGCTTGAAAATGGCGAGGTTTCACAGGAAGTTTTAAATAAAGCGAAAAATGATTATGAAAAGGCAAAAGCGAATTATGATAACGCAACTGTAAATTTAGAGAATTCAAAAGTAACAGTTCAGCAATCATTAGATAAAGCAAAAAATGATTATGAAAAGTCAAAATTAGCTTCTGAAAATAAAAGTAATCAGATGGATTTAGAGAATAAACAAAAGGCTCTAGCAGATTGCACAATTGTAGCACCAGTTGATGGAACAATAACAAATGTTAATGCAACAGTAGGTAATTCAAGTAGTGGTGCTTTATTCAAAATTGAGGATTTAAGTGATCTAATTGTAAATGTATCTATTGCTGAAGTAGATGTTCCTAAGATAAAGGTTGGACAAAAGGCAAATATAACAACAGATGCAACTGGAAAAGAAGTAATTGCTGGAGAAATTATGAGTATTGATCCAATTTCAAGTAGTTCTAGTACAAGTAGTAGCTCATCAAGTAATAGCTCATCAGGAACTAGCAGCAGTAGTACAAGTAGTAGTACTTCTACAAGTACTGATGTAACATTTACAGCAAAAGTTAAGATAGATAGTAAAAATGAAAATATTAAAGAGGGTATGAATGCTATAGTTAATATTGTTTTAGATGAGAAAGATGATATATATGCAGTTCCATATTCATCTATTGTTAAGAGTAAGAATGGAAATAATATATATGTAGCAGAAGAACAAAAAGGAAAATATGTGGTTAAAGAAATTCCAGTTACTAAAGGAATAGAATCAGATGTCAATATAGAAATTCAAGGAGAAGATATTAAAGATGGATTAATTGTAATTGGTGATACAACAACTTATAAACCAGGAAGTATTGTACAAATAAATAAGAATAAATAA
- a CDS encoding ABC transporter permease, with product MFIKENIMLAVAGLKSNKMRALLTMLGIIIGISSVIGIVSVGNALTASVTSNVASMGANNITINVAQRSTTSTQKNGSGGGGGGLRLPGGGGGAPGGGGKNGSSSSSTKKTPADSDLLSMEKINALRENYSDKINAISISKNSGSGKVKDGSLFANISVVGTNDGYQDVKNITLSEGRFISEQDMTDVKKVAVVSDKLVAKMFSEDIDPIGQEVKVYVSGTIKSYTIIGVYKYESNGGNSSESDDNLSTDLYLPITVVKTSSLDKNYQSITIKSNDNVDISAFTDELSAYLATVYENNKDFEGKASNMQSMLSSLTTMMSTLKIAIAVIAGISLLVGGIGVMNIMLVSVTERTREIGTRKALGAKSTHIQMQFIVESMIICAIGGLIGIVLGILIGAIGATILKQSPSISIPIILISFTFSMVIGVFFGYYPAKKAANLDPIEALRYE from the coding sequence ATGTTTATAAAAGAAAATATAATGCTTGCTGTAGCAGGGCTTAAATCTAATAAAATGCGTGCATTACTTACAATGCTTGGGATAATAATAGGTATATCATCTGTAATTGGTATTGTTTCAGTAGGAAATGCATTAACAGCTTCTGTAACAAGTAATGTGGCTAGCATGGGAGCTAATAATATTACAATTAATGTAGCACAAAGAAGCACAACTAGTACACAAAAAAATGGATCTGGTGGAGGCGGAGGTGGTTTGAGATTACCTGGTGGTGGCGGTGGCGCCCCTGGGGGTGGAGGGAAAAACGGATCATCTTCAAGCTCAACAAAGAAAACACCAGCAGATTCAGATCTTTTATCCATGGAAAAGATTAATGCATTAAGAGAGAATTATAGTGACAAAATAAATGCAATAAGTATATCTAAAAATAGTGGTTCGGGTAAAGTAAAAGACGGATCTTTATTTGCAAATATAAGTGTAGTTGGTACAAATGATGGGTATCAAGACGTTAAAAATATTACGCTTAGTGAAGGAAGATTTATTTCAGAACAAGATATGACTGATGTAAAAAAAGTTGCAGTAGTATCTGATAAATTAGTAGCTAAAATGTTTAGTGAAGATATTGATCCAATAGGACAAGAAGTAAAAGTTTATGTATCAGGTACCATTAAGAGTTACACTATAATTGGAGTATATAAATACGAATCAAATGGAGGGAATTCTTCAGAATCTGATGATAATTTAAGCACAGATTTATATCTTCCAATAACTGTTGTAAAAACATCATCATTAGATAAAAATTATCAATCCATAACAATAAAATCAAATGACAATGTTGATATATCAGCATTTACAGATGAACTTTCAGCTTACTTAGCTACTGTATATGAAAATAATAAAGACTTTGAAGGAAAAGCTAGTAATATGCAAAGTATGCTTTCATCACTTACAACAATGATGTCGACATTAAAAATAGCTATAGCTGTAATTGCAGGAATATCCCTTTTAGTTGGTGGTATTGGAGTTATGAATATAATGCTTGTATCTGTAACCGAAAGAACAAGAGAAATAGGAACTAGAAAAGCATTAGGAGCTAAAAGTACACATATACAAATGCAATTTATAGTTGAATCAATGATAATATGTGCAATTGGTGGTCTTATAGGAATAGTACTAGGAATACTTATAGGTGCTATAGGTGCTACTATACTTAAACAAAGCCCATCAATATCGATACCTATAATTTTAATAAGCTTCACATTCTCAATGGTAATTGGTGTATTCTTTGGATATTATCCAGCTAAGAAAGCAGCAAATCTTGATCCAATTGAAGCACTTAGATATGAGTAA
- a CDS encoding ABC transporter ATP-binding protein, which translates to MSKNIIEMKNIVKSFYIGTPNQLNILKNLDITIKEGEFVSIVGTSGSGKSTLMNIIGALDRPTSGTYVLDETDVNEKSDDGLSEIRNKKIGFVFQTYNLIPRSSALKNVELPMLYYGMNPNERRERAKELLDLVEMKDRMSHQPSELSGGQKQRVAIARALANNPSIILADEPTGALDSTTGRLVMDLFHKIHEQEGKTIILITHNNELAEETEKIIVLKDGEIISDKYNDKYSRRFQVGEELCL; encoded by the coding sequence TTGAGTAAAAATATAATAGAAATGAAGAATATTGTAAAGAGTTTTTACATAGGAACTCCCAATCAGCTGAATATTCTAAAAAATCTTGATATTACTATAAAAGAAGGTGAATTTGTATCTATTGTTGGAACTTCTGGATCAGGAAAGAGTACTCTGATGAATATAATAGGTGCACTTGATAGACCTACTTCGGGAACCTATGTTTTAGATGAAACTGATGTTAATGAAAAATCAGATGATGGTTTATCAGAAATAAGAAATAAGAAAATAGGATTTGTATTTCAGACCTATAATTTAATACCAAGGAGTTCAGCTTTAAAAAATGTTGAATTGCCAATGCTTTATTATGGAATGAATCCAAACGAGCGAAGAGAACGTGCTAAAGAACTTTTAGATCTTGTTGAAATGAAAGATAGAATGAGTCATCAACCTAGTGAATTATCAGGAGGGCAAAAACAAAGAGTTGCAATAGCTAGGGCTCTTGCAAATAATCCTAGCATAATTCTAGCAGATGAACCTACAGGTGCTCTTGACTCTACAACTGGAAGACTTGTTATGGATTTATTTCATAAAATTCATGAGCAAGAGGGAAAAACAATAATATTAATAACTCATAACAATGAACTTGCAGAAGAAACAGAAAAAATTATAGTACTTAAAGATGGGGAAATAATATCAGACAAATATAATGATAAATATTCTAGAAGATTTCAAGTTGGTGAAGAGCTATGTTTATAA
- a CDS encoding pseudouridine synthase: MRINKLFSNYGICSRKETNSLIEEKRVKVNGEFCVLGQWVEADTDEILLDDKPILMRNKVYIALNKPVGITCTAENKVKDNIIDFMKYPQYIFPVGRLDKESQGLIIMTNDGELANEILESENLHEKEYIVRVDKIFDDEFIKQMATGVEISGNESSGIKRISDTLGVCKLENDKEVELSKENFDKLNKVQLTDLKQNKISKKNTLKTRPCEVFRVNENTFKIILTQGLNKQIRKMSGALGYKVIKLERIRIMNISTSGIEAGKWRGLYEEEVIELKARVATKDKER; this comes from the coding sequence ATGAGGATAAATAAACTTTTTAGCAACTATGGAATTTGTTCTAGAAAAGAAACTAATAGCCTAATTGAAGAAAAAAGAGTTAAGGTTAATGGAGAGTTTTGCGTTTTAGGACAATGGGTGGAAGCAGACACGGATGAAATTCTTCTTGACGATAAGCCTATTTTAATGAGGAATAAAGTTTATATTGCACTCAATAAACCTGTTGGAATTACGTGTACAGCAGAAAATAAAGTAAAAGATAATATAATTGATTTCATGAAATATCCTCAGTATATATTTCCGGTTGGTAGGCTAGATAAAGAATCACAAGGGCTTATAATTATGACCAATGATGGAGAGTTAGCTAATGAAATTCTGGAATCGGAAAATTTGCATGAAAAAGAATATATAGTTAGGGTAGATAAAATTTTTGATGATGAATTTATTAAACAAATGGCTACAGGTGTTGAAATTTCAGGAAATGAAAGTTCTGGAATTAAAAGAATATCAGATACATTGGGTGTTTGCAAGCTTGAAAATGATAAAGAAGTTGAACTCAGCAAAGAGAACTTTGATAAATTAAATAAAGTACAATTAACAGATTTAAAGCAAAACAAAATTAGTAAGAAGAATACGCTTAAAACAAGGCCTTGTGAAGTTTTTAGGGTCAATGAGAATACGTTTAAAATTATTTTAACCCAAGGGCTTAATAAACAAATTCGCAAGATGAGTGGAGCGTTAGGATATAAAGTTATAAAACTAGAAAGAATTAGAATTATGAATATAAGTACTTCTGGTATTGAGGCTGGAAAATGGAGAGGGCTTTATGAAGAAGAGGTAATAGAACTTAAAGCTAGAGTTGCTACTAAAGATAAGGAGAGATAA
- a CDS encoding MntP/YtaF family protein, with product MIFLSPLLLSISLSLITLTISSSYGIKKIYLSNSRTILLAILTSIGTFISMYIGKLILYLLKPELGNIFGGILLSFIGIYFIVEYIRLEEKRSGYDTSYYFEGSLKYKNISENPRTIISDKSNHILIKECFNISIVLMLNTFFICFAASITGVSISLSVLFNFILTLVSVYLGYFNSNIYISKWFNRYSNLISGVILIIWGIVETFV from the coding sequence ATGATTTTTTTATCACCACTTTTATTGTCTATATCTTTAAGTTTGATTACTTTAACGATTTCTTCCTCTTATGGAATTAAAAAAATATATTTAAGTAATTCTAGAACTATTTTACTTGCAATACTAACTTCTATTGGTACATTTATTTCTATGTATATTGGCAAATTAATTTTATATTTATTGAAACCAGAGCTTGGTAACATATTTGGTGGTATTCTTTTAAGTTTTATTGGAATTTATTTCATAGTAGAATATATTAGACTAGAAGAAAAACGCTCGGGATATGACACTTCTTATTATTTTGAAGGCTCCTTAAAATATAAAAATATTTCAGAAAATCCACGCACTATAATTTCTGATAAATCGAATCATATACTTATAAAAGAATGTTTTAATATTTCTATTGTTCTTATGTTAAACACCTTCTTCATTTGTTTTGCTGCCAGTATCACAGGTGTTAGTATTAGTCTTAGTGTCTTATTTAATTTTATTCTTACTCTAGTTAGCGTTTATTTAGGATATTTTAATTCTAATATATATATATCAAAATGGTTTAATAGATATTCAAATTTAATTTCTGGTGTCATCCTCATAATTTGGGGAATAGTTGAAACCTTTGTGTAA
- a CDS encoding response regulator transcription factor, which translates to MKSILIIEDDESIAELERDYLEVSGFQTEIASTGTEGLELALNKEFDLILLDVMLPGKDGFKVCTEIRAVKEIPILMVTAKKEDIYKIQGLGIGADDYIVKPFSPSELVARVNAHISRYERLTNIDKDNNIERSSITIGRIKILLKARRVYVVEEEVKFANKEFELLMFLALNPNIVFSKDKLLDRIWGEESLGDSSTVTVHINRIREKIELDSSNPEYIETVWGAGYRFNI; encoded by the coding sequence ATGAAAAGCATATTGATTATAGAAGATGATGAAAGTATTGCTGAATTAGAACGAGATTATCTTGAAGTATCTGGATTTCAAACTGAAATTGCGAGTACAGGAACAGAAGGATTAGAACTTGCCTTAAATAAAGAATTTGATTTGATCTTATTAGATGTTATGTTACCAGGCAAAGATGGATTTAAGGTGTGTACAGAAATAAGAGCTGTAAAGGAAATACCGATTTTAATGGTCACAGCTAAAAAAGAAGATATTTACAAGATACAAGGACTTGGAATTGGAGCAGATGATTATATTGTAAAGCCATTTAGTCCTAGTGAACTTGTAGCACGAGTAAATGCACATATCTCTCGTTATGAACGTCTTACAAACATTGATAAGGATAATAATATTGAAAGAAGTTCAATAACTATTGGAAGAATTAAGATTTTACTTAAAGCTAGAAGAGTTTATGTTGTAGAGGAAGAAGTTAAATTTGCAAATAAAGAATTCGAATTATTAATGTTTTTAGCACTAAACCCCAATATCGTTTTTTCAAAGGATAAGTTATTAGATAGGATTTGGGGAGAAGAATCCTTAGGAGACAGTTCAACTGTTACTGTTCATATTAATAGAATAAGAGAAAAAATTGAATTAGATAGCAGTAATCCTGAGTATATAGAAACCGTATGGGGAGCTGGATATAGATTTAATATATAA
- a CDS encoding TolC family protein: protein MKKIFISCLIMTLMLTNISLVNISSVQAATTDNVVTTTENTIKISLDNIRDIVIENNLDLKIADNNLKITKEKRDDAKSTYEGKTEPTDSDKPQSSDSKYATDDANHTAYNADKAVYDKSVTDYNAAKKDYETTKNNYKTAKTNYDQKVESVVYSAQTAYLNYLSDLATQKLNEDTVKTNEKEAKVYKLQYDSGFISKNTYIDNLQKNTSVNDLNSSKDKVELERIQLCNTLGISPEEKMIFNTEINEDFQVISKINYENDLNQMLDNNFDIKDKNDAIDDLDDEKDDDTDIYDYNVDNAEISLKQAINTAETDFKGKYNDLITSYNSIKSSYDVIIQEQKEYQVTQTQYDYGFISQNGLDAKKLKLDTDIASFIKSRNSCYLLYLKYIEMKEGY, encoded by the coding sequence TTGAAAAAGATATTTATAAGTTGTTTAATAATGACTTTAATGCTAACAAACATATCATTGGTAAATATATCTAGTGTACAAGCAGCTACAACTGATAATGTTGTAACTACAACTGAAAACACTATAAAAATATCCTTAGATAATATAAGAGATATTGTGATTGAGAATAATTTGGACCTTAAAATTGCAGACAATAATCTAAAAATTACAAAAGAAAAGCGTGATGATGCCAAGTCAACTTATGAGGGAAAAACAGAACCTACTGATAGTGATAAGCCTCAAAGTTCAGATTCAAAGTATGCTACTGATGATGCTAATCATACTGCTTATAATGCAGATAAGGCAGTTTATGATAAATCTGTGACAGATTATAACGCAGCTAAAAAGGACTATGAAACAACTAAAAATAATTATAAAACAGCGAAAACTAATTATGACCAAAAAGTTGAAAGTGTAGTTTATTCAGCACAAACAGCTTACTTAAATTATTTATCTGATTTAGCTACACAAAAATTAAACGAAGATACAGTAAAGACTAATGAAAAAGAAGCAAAAGTATATAAACTTCAATATGATAGTGGGTTTATATCTAAAAATACATATATTGATAATTTACAAAAAAATACCTCAGTCAATGATTTGAATTCATCAAAAGATAAAGTAGAACTTGAAAGAATACAATTATGCAATACACTAGGAATTAGCCCAGAAGAAAAAATGATATTTAATACAGAAATAAATGAAGATTTTCAAGTTATTTCAAAAATAAATTATGAGAATGACTTAAATCAAATGCTTGATAATAATTTTGATATAAAAGATAAAAATGATGCTATTGATGACTTAGACGATGAAAAAGATGATGATACAGACATATATGATTATAATGTTGATAATGCTGAAATTTCTTTAAAACAAGCAATAAATACTGCAGAAACAGACTTTAAAGGAAAATATAATGATCTTATTACTTCATATAATTCAATAAAAAGCAGTTATGATGTAATAATTCAAGAACAAAAAGAGTATCAAGTTACTCAAACACAATATGATTATGGGTTCATCTCTCAAAACGGACTAGATGCTAAAAAATTAAAGCTGGATACTGATATTGCTTCTTTTATTAAATCTAGAAATTCGTGCTATCTATTATATTTAAAGTATATTGAAATGAAAGAAGGGTACTAA
- a CDS encoding class I SAM-dependent methyltransferase, with translation MNFIFRQTQLYKFLNYCNGINLEKSVLDCGAGGDCPPLALFLDYGYKTYGIEISDSQIEMAETFSKEHNVELNISKGDIRKLPFGDESISYIYSYNTIFHMKKEDIAKAVDEIKRVLKPGGICFINFLSINDCDYGQGEKVGEGEFLQCEGDGKVIHTYYDIEEAEAHFKDMKILFKENRILERLYEGEKIKQGYIDYIVQK, from the coding sequence ATGAATTTTATATTTAGGCAAACACAGTTATATAAATTTTTAAACTATTGTAATGGGATTAATTTAGAAAAAAGTGTTTTAGATTGCGGAGCAGGGGGCGACTGTCCACCACTTGCCCTTTTTTTAGATTATGGGTATAAGACATATGGAATTGAAATAAGCGATTCACAAATTGAAATGGCTGAAACTTTTTCTAAAGAACATAATGTTGAACTTAATATTTCTAAAGGAGATATTAGAAAACTTCCTTTTGGAGATGAATCAATCAGTTATATTTATTCCTATAATACTATTTTTCATATGAAAAAAGAGGACATTGCAAAAGCAGTAGATGAAATAAAAAGAGTCTTAAAGCCAGGTGGAATTTGTTTTATAAATTTCCTTTCGATAAATGATTGTGATTATGGACAAGGTGAGAAAGTGGGAGAAGGAGAATTCTTACAGTGCGAAGGTGACGGGAAAGTTATTCATACTTATTATGATATTGAAGAAGCCGAAGCGCACTTTAAAGATATGAAAATATTATTTAAAGAAAATAGAATTTTAGAAAGACTATATGAAGGTGAAAAAATAAAACAAGGATATATAGATTATATAGTTCAAAAATAA
- a CDS encoding HAMP domain-containing sensor histidine kinase, which yields MRIKKRLTISNILMIVIPVVIIFIIAGIMSIPFSKAFESKFASDRERDSNAYFIQQSLRPDLKNFNNKDDFVKLPTELQEFLKPKGYHLIITYDGEIISSNVTDEDKKAIANIGEDMLFKSNSLVLEMNSTSLVKNSFRKDSKVVNIIAINSNYQPIRFDMKHEMSTFVVSYIFIVIIISLIVVTLTNGILSTKIYKKLIVPLELLSYGAEQIKNGNLDFEMNYESDDEFKQVCGDFDEMRLRLKDSVDAQLKYEEDRKQLVVGISHDLRTPLTAIKGYVEGLIDGIAKTPEKQKKYLNTIYTKACDMDILVDRLFLFSKLDTGSFPFKFDKINIKEYMKSFYNHVKDEFYGKDIEFFFNSKCDDLCRVKIDCQEMNRVLLNIVENSVKYNGNCMGEIKIRLFEKEDSVVVEVSDNGKGVEEEEISNLFVSFYRGDSSRTKPSEGSGLGLAIAKNIVEAHGGKIEAYNMDGLTIKITLPKISDKESI from the coding sequence ATGAGAATAAAAAAGAGGCTTACAATATCAAATATTCTTATGATTGTAATACCTGTAGTAATTATATTCATTATTGCTGGAATAATGAGTATACCATTTTCAAAAGCATTTGAAAGCAAATTTGCAAGTGATAGAGAACGTGATTCTAATGCTTACTTCATTCAACAGAGCTTGAGACCAGATTTAAAAAATTTTAATAATAAAGATGATTTTGTTAAGTTACCCACCGAGTTGCAAGAGTTTCTCAAGCCTAAAGGTTATCACTTAATAATTACATATGATGGAGAAATAATTTCATCTAATGTTACAGATGAAGATAAAAAGGCTATTGCCAATATAGGAGAAGATATGCTTTTTAAATCTAATTCATTAGTGCTTGAGATGAATTCAACTTCTTTAGTTAAAAACAGCTTTAGAAAGGATAGCAAGGTTGTAAATATTATTGCAATTAATTCAAATTACCAACCTATAAGATTTGATATGAAACATGAAATGTCAACTTTTGTAGTAAGTTATATATTTATAGTTATTATTATTTCATTAATTGTTGTTACATTAACTAATGGTATATTGTCTACAAAGATTTATAAAAAATTGATAGTTCCTCTTGAACTTTTAAGTTATGGGGCTGAACAGATTAAAAATGGAAATCTTGATTTTGAGATGAATTATGAAAGTGATGATGAGTTTAAACAAGTTTGCGGTGATTTTGATGAAATGAGACTGAGATTAAAAGATTCTGTTGATGCGCAATTAAAATATGAGGAAGACAGAAAGCAATTGGTAGTTGGAATATCTCACGATTTAAGAACTCCGCTCACAGCAATTAAAGGATATGTAGAAGGATTAATTGATGGAATTGCAAAAACTCCTGAAAAACAAAAAAAATATCTAAACACAATTTATACGAAAGCATGTGATATGGATATCCTTGTAGATAGGCTATTTTTATTTTCAAAATTAGATACAGGTAGTTTTCCATTTAAATTTGATAAAATAAATATAAAGGAATATATGAAAAGTTTTTATAATCACGTAAAAGATGAGTTTTATGGAAAAGATATTGAATTCTTTTTTAATAGTAAATGTGATGATTTATGTAGGGTGAAAATAGACTGTCAGGAAATGAATAGGGTTCTTTTAAATATAGTAGAAAATAGTGTGAAATATAATGGCAATTGCATGGGTGAAATCAAAATACGATTATTTGAAAAAGAAGATTCCGTAGTTGTAGAAGTTAGTGATAATGGGAAAGGTGTAGAAGAGGAGGAAATTTCTAATTTATTTGTAAGTTTTTATAGAGGAGATTCTTCAAGAACAAAACCTAGTGAAGGAAGTGGACTTGGACTCGCTATAGCAAAAAATATTGTAGAAGCCCATGGTGGAAAAATTGAAGCTTATAATATGGATGGGCTTACAATAAAGATAACTCTTCCTAAAATTTCGGATAAAGAATCAATATAG